gctggatggattaccttggcaaaggagaaatgccccctaaaagggatgtaaactaatttgtgcacaaaatgagaaattgtttttttatttgtatgggaaatttctgtgatcttttatttcagctcatgaaacgtgtaaccaacactttacatgttgcgtttatatttttgttcagtgtatttcctTATTGACCAACCATGGCAGAGTATAGTGTAGCCTACTCAGCAACATTATGGGTTTTCAACATTTTATAAACTGCAATGGTAGCCTAAAGATGGTATTAAATTAGTTTTCATGAATTAGTAATATCCCTATCGTGGATAGGATACTTTAATCAGTTGTTATTGCTATCTCActcaagatactgtatgtctgttggcAGAAATCCTAGGCAAACATCCTTCTTATGATAGGGTATATGTTTATGGCGGCAAACTCTGGGAATACACACGCCCTGCAATATCAGAGATACATCGTAACCAAATATCAAGGATACATAAACAACAGATTAAATGTCCACAAACTAAGCATTTAAATGTCCCCATTGTAGAACGGAAGGTCCTATTGAAGAATTTGCAAAGCACTGAAATGCGAAGCAGTGAGCCATTCATCTACATCTTGATTGTCAGTTATGAAATAGTTTCAGACGTATAGCACAACACACCCCGacatctctgtctgtgtcttgGTTTGTGTCAGGCAGATTTGGAAGTGCACAAATCTGACCAAACATATTTCAAAAGCTGTTTGCCTCTGAGATAGAAAATGATGGAAAGAATTTTCAAGATCCTGTCATAATAAGTGAGAGACAGGACTGCCCAAAGAGACGTGCTCAATGTCCCTCATTTTGAATCTCTTACGTTCCCCGTCACAACTCTTTCTCTAGGCTTTGGCGACGTCACACGGAGACAAAAAAAAGTAAACGTGAGCAGTCTTGAGTGTATCTTGTCTGGAGAGGATCTATGTGTCTGTGCATTTGTGATTGGTGCATGAGTGTTGATACACAATCAAAGTGCATTATATTTTTTTAGATTGTCAAGAGAGTGCACTGTCAGGATTTGTGTAGCTGCGTAATTGACataggagttttaatgacttctgCATGTATATGCATGGTGAATGAATGTATTTCCAGTATGCATGTGCTACATGCATTTCTCCTCAGTTCCTGAAAATTCCTTCTGGACCAAGCTATTAACATTCAATATGGTGGGGGGGTGACTGTGTGTGGTGCATGGTGATTGGTCTACGTTTTTGTCCTGGTGTAAATGAGACAATGCAAAGCTCAACTGAGACCCAAAGAGAAGGCCACAGGCGGTTGAGAAATGATACATTGTTATGGTTATCGTTGTGCTCACATGTTTCTCTCCCTGACTAAGTCAGGATAATACTGTAGCCTGTTCCTTGTTTTACATTCGGTTTCACAGAAATGTCTGTGGGCGCCCCACAATGGGAAAGCCGGGTGCGCTCTTAATTAAATATAGCTTATGTTTGGTGAGCTACATTGAAAAATTACACAGGCAGATTTGTACTCTTTAAGTTGAACTGTGCTGCTATGGTACTTGTAGTGGGAGCTGGGACTTTTGCCATACCCTAAAATGGAAACATATAGAGCTTATACAGTACATATGAGCTCATGTTACATGTTGAGCACATTCTCTTtcctttacattttttttcttttttctttcttgtAATATTGTGCAGCACGTGTATAGTTTAGATGTTTGCATGACAGAACAAAAGCTCCTGCATTATGCTCAATAGATTTTCAGTGaagtctgtttttttttaaagtggccTGAAGCATGGCATTCTACACTGAGGAAAAGGTGGAAAGCCTAACCTTTCTCCTCTCCtggttcatatttttttttttttgtctgctTGCTTGCTCTCTCCCAGTCTGAAGTTTCTCAACACACATCTGGTCGACTGCATGCAGAAATGTGTCACTTATAAGATACTTCATGAACTGGAGAAGTTCTTTAAGATGATGTATCATCACGTAAAGGGTTAAACAGTGTTTTAAATAACACTTGTTCCCTGTGATGTTGGGCAAGAATTGTTCTTGGCAATATGCCATTTTTCCATCAACAACATGTTATCTTCTCAGTTTGCACCTAGGGCACTGGGCAGCCTTTAACCCTTCCTTTAGAAATGGCCGTTATGTACACGTCAAGTTTAATGACACCAATGATGCAGCCAATTGGGACTGGCTGCGTGCTAGCACTTttaccaggtagcctagtggttagagcattgggccagtaaccgaaaggttgctggatcgaatccccgagctgacaaggtaaaaatctgtcgttctgcccctgaacaaggcaggtaacccactgttccccagtaggccgtcattgtaaataagaatttgttcttaactgacttgcctagttaaataaaaaataatctttCAACTAGTGTGATTTTTGAATTTCAAGCCAAATAGTCAATGGACCTATAGCCATGAGTTGGAAAGTGAGTTCAATTGTAACTCAGCTCCCAGAGCCAAAAAGAGAGCCCAAATCAGTTCCTAGACATGTCAATAAAATGAGTCTTAAAAAGTTCAATTGAAGAGTGTATCTGAGAACCCATATCGTCATTTTCagccttattttttttaaatgtcctttTTTTTGTAAAACCATCAGCCATCGTGCCTGGTTTTTCTAGTCAGCTCGTCAGATTGGTCACACATGTTGTAACTGATTGTGTTCTGCCCTTGTTTATGAACACTGCTGTTAACAAACAACAGAAAGCCCCCCCTACGTGCCCCTGCCATTATAAAGAGCTCTGAGCTGAAGTCTCAGGTTGCACTGCCCTGGACACAGTTTGCATTAGATTGTCCACTTCCTGCTACTTACTTACATTCTTACTTAGCCTGAGGAAGAGCAGCAGAACCAAACCGCTTAGGAAGATGGCTGCTCTGTCAATGGCCTTTCCTCATGAAAGTCATTTGAGTTTTGAAGGTATGGGATATGTCTCACAGACTTTTAAATCATGGAGAACATGTATGGATCATGAAATGCTATTCTACAATATGTTCAGAAGTAACACATTCACAGTGCCTGCCTTTGTTTGGGGAAACCCTAAAAAGTGCTATCTGAGAAGTGACAGTACATTAGTCCATTACCTCTATGTATTATTGATGTGTGGATTATTCACTAGCACTAATAGTAGGATTATAGTGACACATTGTCCTCTAATCTGCTCTCCATAGAATTTGCATCCCTGAAACCATACTGAAGAGGTTAATTGTGTGTCTTGCTACCATTATGCATCTCGCTACCCAGTATTTAAATGTTGTTTGTATTGTTGCCTATTTTAACACCAGATTTAAATTTGATATCCATTTGGGTAtctttaaaacaaaaacaactgCAAGTTGCTAAATGATCGTACTATTGCTCCTCTTACAGCTGATATCATGTATATTATGGTACAGTATGTTTTTGAATAAGGTTCCCCTTCCTGTCAGCCTTCGTAACACACCCACTCTTTACCTCCCTGTGTCTTGGTACAGACGGGGTGGAGTGGGGACATCCGTGGGGGTCCGCTCCCTAGCCTCGATCCCCTCCCTGCCTCCAGCGGTGGCTGACTTTGTGAAGAGCGCCGTGGATGAGTGCAAGCCTGCCAATGTGCATGTGGTGATGGGGAGCGCAGAGGAGTCTGCTCACATCCTAGCTGGCCTGGAGAAAGACGGCATGGTGAAGAGGCTACCCAAGTATGAGAACTGGTGAGTGTTGCTGTGGTCCCCTACGTACTCTATCACCGCTGTGAATGGTGGGAATCTGCCTCTGTATGTCACGAAGCAGGAAGCAGTAAGATAGTGAGCTAAGGTAATGTAGAGAAGAATATAATACATTAAGTGTGATTTTTCTGGTTAGTAAAGAATGCTTACGTTGAATATATACGTTATTGAGAGTACTAAGTCTGTCAAACTAAGTCATCTGGCTGACTGTCATATTAATTTACAACAATATCAGTCTTTTGAGTCACTTTTTCCACTGTGGCCCTGAAGCTCATCAAAAGCCTGTTATtctcactctaccataaagaatGATAAGAGAATTAATAGTCTGTTTATGGCCTTTATCTCTGTGCAGCTGGCTGGCACGTACAGACCCCAAGGACGTTGCTCGGGTGGAGAGTAAGACTGTGATCGTTACCAAGAACCAGAGGGACACCATCCCTATCCCTGATGGGGGGGCTAAGAGCCAGCTGGGCAGCTGGATGAGCGAGGGTGACTTCCAGAAGGCCAGACAGGACCGCTTCCCAGGCTGCATGGCAGGTACTGGACTGTAcacaaccctcctctccttctggcCTCTCTGGAGGTTTTACACCATCCCGTCTATAGTTTCAGCTGTCTACACTATATGAATTGTCTGTAATGGAGTGTTATTCTTCAGTCAAATTGGGTTCATCACTTTTTTTTTATGCCTATTTTTGCCTACCAGAAAACCGGGCTTAAACCTCAACGTTGAGTcaagtgttatagtgtcataccaCTGAAGTCTAATTAGACAGTGAGAGGGCCAGCAGTCATTAAAATATAGAATGGTTGAATTTAGGATTAAAATGTAGAGTTAAATAATTATCTGAAAAGGGAGATTTTTTTTGGGAGACACCAACTCTTTTAATCAGCTAACTGAGACTTGTCTCTAATGAAAAATAATGTCTATCTCTCAATGTTCATTTAAATTAACTTCCTCATTCTTCCTCAGGTCGAACCATGTATGTGATACCCTTCAGCATGGGCCCGGTGGGCTCTCCGCTGTCTAAGTTTGGCGTGCAGGTGACAGACTCGCCCTACGTGGTGGCCAGTATGGGCATTATGACGCGCATGGGCACCCCCGTCATGGACAAGCTGTCACAGGGGGCAGAGTTTGTGCGCTGTCAGCACTCCCTCGGTCGGCCCCTCCCACTGAAAGGTACCATTTCACAGAGGCCCTCTCTCGATCTGCTGTCATGCATCACATCCCTTACATAACCATACACATCCAGCTGTATGCCATACGTGACGTTCAACCACCAGTTGACTCATTTCATTTAGTCTCTCCATTTACTCTAATTCCATTCCCTGCTTCTATATTCATTCATCCCTCCCATCACCATTATCCTCCCACGGTGCCCCTCCCAGCTCCCCTGGTCAACTCGTGGCCGTGTAACCCAGAGAAGGTGCTCATCTCCCACCTGCCAGACACCAGGCAGATCCTGTCGTTCGGCAGTGGCTATGGAGGCAACTCCCTGCTGGGGAAGAAGTGCTTCGCCCTGAGGATTGCCTCGCGCATCGCCAAGGACGAGGGCTGGCTGGCCGAACACATGCTGGTGAGAACGGGGAACTGATTGGGGTGCACTGAATTCCCTTTTTTGGAGGGGTTCCAACAGGAATATCTGTGCTGACCTGCAATATCAGGAGATGGGTTGCCAGATCCAGATCCACAGTCAGTACCTCATACAGTAGCAGGGAGTAGTTAGTTAGTCTCTTGTGATGTTCCTACGTTATGGGAGAAACTACTCAATGcaactctctgtgtctctctgtgtctctctgtgtctctctgtgtctctctgtgtctctctgtgtctctctctctgtcactcctcccccaccagaTCCTGGGCATCACCAATCCTCAGGGAGTGAAGCGCTACGTGGCGGCAGCATTTCCCAGTGCCTGTGGGAAAACTAACCTGGCCATGATGAAGCCTGCGCTGCCTGGCTGGACTGTGGAGTGTGTAGGAGACGACATCGCCTGGATGAAGTTCGACAGTCAGGGTGAGGGGAGGGatacacactcaacacacactgACTAGTAAAGACTCAACCCGTAACATACTCAAGCTTTGAATTTACTGTCAGGCTATTCATTTCATGGTCAGACATTTTGTACAACCCATTGAAACTATAACCATCAACTCCCTCCTGTTTTAGAGTTCATTGTGCTTCCTTCAGGAAACAAATCCATGCATGCATCTCTGTCACTCACTGTCCTTGTCACTTTGTTCTCAGGTAAACTCAGGGCCATCAACCCAGAGAACGGCTTTTTCGGTGTGGCTCCCGGCACGTCCCTGAAGACCAACCCTCATGCCATGGCGACCATCGCCAAAAACACTGTGTTCACCAATGTGGGCGAGACCAGCGACGGAGGGGTGTGGTGGGAGGGACTGGACCCCCCTGCCGCAGGGGTCTCCCTGACCGACTGGCACGGCAAAGCCTGGAAAACAGGTAGAGTTGACTCACTGTAGTACAGTGGGAACCAACCTGTGTTGGTCCTGTGGtcgttttaaattattatttaatACAAATACAATATATCTTGGGAGTATTAATGGTATTATAAGCAATTTTACACTACTTTCCACAATGCAAATAGTTTATTAtcatatgaataataataataagcctTTTAAGCTGGAATCTTTAAATGAAAcaatgttttggtaaaaagctgagtgaTGGACCtgtagaaatgtaaccactctcaaattcaaagCAAGAGCTATGTATGCAAGGACTGTCCATCAAATAATAGTTTTAACCTTGTGTTGAGGCAGTGTTTGTttccatttactttgtttacaaacattggacaaGCTTCTGctgtattttgggttctgatactCCCAGTCGATTGTCACGGCCCTGACCGGctgtggggaaaacaacctgtggttacctaggttaccccattggctcacagcaaaTACTTGACCTTTTTTAAATGCAGTTGTTTTGTTATCTGCatgttttagtcaattacaaaactacatttaagaGAAGTACAAGATGACTTTTCAACATTGCTTGCTCCTGAGCATTCTCACTACTTAGAATAATGTAATCTTGACTGTAGGGCTTCCTTCATGCCCCTTTTCATGAAggtgctagcagccacgtgagtggAACATTGAGCTAGAcaagaccaacaacacaaacagacagactatacagctagtgagtggagttacaaatCGACTAAAACAAGTGAAATGTCTTACCTGTGATGAAATGTTTCCCACACCCATAGCAACTTGTAGTCTACTTGGACATCGGGTCCCCACATTTCCCACGCCGAATAACCTGTAGCCACAGGACTCTTCTCGCAGGCTTTATTTCCCTACGTGGGAGCATTGTGAACCGTAGGTCAGGATTTTTGACCTGGTTACATGTGCATTGGACAATGAAGTTGTCTCTTTTACAATGGGGGTCTGTTTGGTCGAGGGAGAATTACTTCTTATGACGGGAATATCGACTTGGAgtatggggtatgacagttgaacaaaACTCATGAGGATTATATTCTTCAGGAATCACTGggtatatatcattcatttataagtcaCAAAATatatgtagcaactaaggattccagctttaatgtGTTACATTCACTGCTAAAATGGGCCAAATTTGACTACTGAGaaatgtgatttattttttttaaatctgcgaCTCTGCAAATGGTGGTCCTTGAGCTTTTGACTGTGATTTGGTGGTCCTTGAGCTTTTGGCTATGATTTGATGGTCCTTGAGCTTTTGACTGTGATTTGGTGGTCCTTGAGCTTTTTGCTATGATTTGATGGTCCTTGAGCTTTTGACTGTGATTTGGTGGTCCTTGAGCTTTTGACTGTGATTTGGTGGTCCCCTGAACCGGAAAGGTTGGAAACCTCTGCTGTAGTCTTAATAGTGACACCTGGTGACACGGCATGATATTATCCTTTTGTTGTCATTGGTTTGAGAAAATACTGCAACACTTTAGTACTGCTGTCTCTTTGTAAATCGCTACATAGCATTTATCCATGAATCTATTAGTGTTAATTATAATGTAATCATGTTTCTGAGTGATTTTATATGCatacaatcaaatcaaaatgtaataTAAATGTTAATGTCCTAATACTATTAATTTCTAACAGTAATAATATTTTCCAATCATATtcaccctctttctcttcctcacaGGAGACTCTGGCCTGTGTGCTCATCCCAACTCCAGGTTCTGTACCCCGGCGGCCCAGTGCCCCATCATCGACCCCCAGTGGGAGAGTGACGAGGGTGTGCCCATCGACGCCATCATCTTCGGGGGCAGGAGGCCAGAGGGTGAGTGGCCTCTACTGATCCAATGACTAAAACATTGGTTTAGTAGGTCATCTAAGATTACCACTATATATTTTCATACTAGCATCTAGTGTTGTAAATGATACAGCTTGGTTAATGTAACGAGAACAATACAAATGATTCCCTATGATGACTGATTTGACATTCTTTTCCAATGTGTCACTTTGGGAACACTGTTACACCGTTGCTCTGACCTCTGTTTCCCAGGAGTCCCTCTGGTGTACGAGTCGTTTAACTGGCGCCACGGTGTGTTTGTAGGAGCCTCTATGAGATCTGAGGCCACAGCAGCTGCTGAGTACAAAGGTACAGTACCTCATTAACCACATTTAAAGAGCTTGTCATAGAATTAAATCGAAGTTAATTAAATCATTTAATTCATGtttcgggctcccgagtggcacagcggtcaatgacactgcatctcagtgctagaggagtcaatACAGAcacactggttcgaatccaggctgtatcataaccggccatgattgggagtcccatagggtggtgcaaaATTGGTCCGGTTATGGCCGgtgtagactgtcattgtaaatacgaatttgttctaaactgacttgcctagttaaatacagaaCAGTTCTAACATTTAAGTGGATAGGAGCTGTCTATAGAGTAGACAGTAAAAACCTCTCTAAGGTTAATAGCACCTGATATGATGGTATACTGTTTTCCCTGATTCCTCTCAGTGATAATGTAGAAAACCATGACCTTTTGAATAAAATGCTTCTTTTTTTTCTCCAGGCAAGGTTATCATGCATGACCCCTTCGCCATGCGCCCCTTCTTCGGCTACAATTTCGGTGACTACCTGGCCCACTGGCTGAGCATGGAGACCCGCAAGGGCGCCACCCACCTGCCCAAGATCTTCCATGTCAACTGGTTCCGGAAGGACCCCACTTCGGGCTCCTTCCTCTGGCCGGGTTTCGGCGACAACGCCCGCGTTCTGGAGTGGATCTTCAAGCGCTGCAGCCGTGAGAGGGAGGACGAGGCGGCCAAGAAGACCATGGTGGGCTGGGTGCCACTGGAGGGAGCCATCAACCTGCAGGGACTGGGCAGCAAGGTGGACATGGGTGCCCTCTTCGACCTGCCCAAGGCCTTCTGGGAGAAGGAGACCCAGGAGCTGAGGGCGTACTTTACCCAGCAGGTGGGAGCCGACCTCCCCCAACAGGTGGAGGGAGAGCTGAAGGCTCTGGAGGACAGGATCAGGGATTGAGAGGCGGAGGGACCAGATgattcagagagagaagagagaaagtatTGACTAttggacactacactacactgatgCTGCAGTATGGTGGGGATGGGGATATGGTGCGACTGACAAAAAATTACTAACAAGCTAATTTCAGTTTTGTGGAAACTGCTTTGCCTATATGTGAGTAGATATAAACCAAAGTTTCTAAATTGTAAGAAAATACAATGAGATGATACGACTGCATCACTGACGAATGCAGTTCATGCTACCACACACTGTCAGTGGCTCTATCAGTAGGTGTGAGGTGATAGAGCAGAATCAGTGTTTTAACAGTACCTTACTGACATCTTGCAATGAAGTATAAAGGCATTGGATGTTTACAAGCTTTAGCCCAAAGAATCATATCTAATCAGGACAAGCTTAAATATCCATATTCATTTAAACATTTTTAAACAGAATGTTAACACCTCAATATATGTGTATTTTCTCACTCGCCATTGGCTTGGAGCGTGATGAGGAAATACATCTGGTTGGCTCAGGGGGAAAGATTCATTAGAATTTTCTGTCACTTTTGTATTGTTTCCAATAAAAATGATTATGATCTAATGTTTACACATGAGATATGTAACATGTTGGACCAATAAAACTGAGATTTAATGTGAAGGTTTTTATTACAGTGCTATTAATAAACAACCTTAAATTCAGCCTCAATTGTGTCTGTTGATCAACACCAAACATAACTGACATAACtccccaaaatatataaataaaacattCATAAGTAATGGGGATATTTAAGATGAGTTAAGTTCAGATTCAGTTTAGAgtgattcatataatattcagcATATTTATATATTTGACCTTTCTGTAACATGATTTCCAGTGTGCTGTTTGTAACATTTGGGTTGATGGTCACCAGACTCAATGCTGTAGTGGGttgtcaatcaaatttatttagaaatcccttcttacatcagctgacgacacaaagtgctgtacagaaacccagcctaaaaccccaaacagcaagcaatgcagatgtagaagcacggaggctaggaaaaactccctagaaaggccagaacctaggaagaaacctagagaggaacgagGCTCTGAGgggtgccagtcctcttctggctgtgctgggtggagattgtaacagaacatggccaagatgttcatagatgaccagcagggtcaaataataataatcacagtggtagtagagggtgcaacaggtcagcacttcaggagtaaatgtcagttgtcttTCCATAgcagatcattcagagtatctctaaaCTCCTAACTGTTGAGAGGGATTGACGCCAGACTGGAGGTACAAGGACCGAGGACGCGCTGATTGTTATTGTATTCTGTGAAATACTGATTCTGTAGTATCTAACAAAGCCACTGCCTTTTGTTTTGACTTCCTACAAGCCTCTCAGGCTGGTGTTCACAGAACATTTGTTGGTCTGATTAGGAAATAAAGGGTCTGTCTCCAagaggctggtgtttacagaacatttgttGGTCTGATTAGGAAATAAAGGGACTGTCTCCAAGAGGCCAGTAAGACATTGTCTCTGCTTCTATGCTGGCTGTTGTCTCCCTGTTGCAACTTGTATTAAACCTTATTTATGATTAACTTTATCAACAACTTTTGTTCATAGACAcgcaaatatcatacccccaagacatgctaacctctcaccattgcAATGACAGGGGAGAATATGGTACAggttacaggttagtcgaggtaattgaggtaatatgtacatgtaggtaggggtaaagtgactatgcatagataataaacaacagcataaaaaggggggggtcaatgcaaatattccgggtagccatttgattagctgttcaacagtcttatggcggtagaagctgttattaagaagccttttggaggcctcccgagtggcgcaggggtCGAAGGCACTGTGTCATAGTTGTTAGCTGTGCtgctagagatcctggtttgattccaggctctgtcgcatccggccgcaaccgggagacccatggggtggcgcacaattggcccagcgtcgtctgggttaggggagggtttggcccgcagggatgtccttgtcccatcgcgttcTAACGACTCAAGTGGCGGGCCAGGTGCacgcatgctgacacggtcgccacggtgtttcctccgacacatttttgtggctggcttccaggttaagcaggcattgtgtcaagaagtaatgcagcttggttgggtcgtgtttcgaaggacgcacggctctcgacctttgcctctccttaGTCCGTAagcgagttgcagcgatgagacaagactgtaactaccaattggataccacaaaat
Above is a genomic segment from Salvelinus fontinalis isolate EN_2023a chromosome 25, ASM2944872v1, whole genome shotgun sequence containing:
- the LOC129823021 gene encoding phosphoenolpyruvate carboxykinase, cytosolic [GTP]-like, translating into MSCLLLGLIRRRGGVGTSVGVRSLASIPSLPPAVADFVKSAVDECKPANVHVVMGSAEESAHILAGLEKDGMVKRLPKYENCWLARTDPKDVARVESKTVIVTKNQRDTIPIPDGGAKSQLGSWMSEGDFQKARQDRFPGCMAGRTMYVIPFSMGPVGSPLSKFGVQVTDSPYVVASMGIMTRMGTPVMDKLSQGAEFVRCQHSLGRPLPLKAPLVNSWPCNPEKVLISHLPDTRQILSFGSGYGGNSLLGKKCFALRIASRIAKDEGWLAEHMLILGITNPQGVKRYVAAAFPSACGKTNLAMMKPALPGWTVECVGDDIAWMKFDSQGKLRAINPENGFFGVAPGTSLKTNPHAMATIAKNTVFTNVGETSDGGVWWEGLDPPAAGVSLTDWHGKAWKTGDSGLCAHPNSRFCTPAAQCPIIDPQWESDEGVPIDAIIFGGRRPEGVPLVYESFNWRHGVFVGASMRSEATAAAEYKGKVIMHDPFAMRPFFGYNFGDYLAHWLSMETRKGATHLPKIFHVNWFRKDPTSGSFLWPGFGDNARVLEWIFKRCSREREDEAAKKTMVGWVPLEGAINLQGLGSKVDMGALFDLPKAFWEKETQELRAYFTQQVGADLPQQVEGELKALEDRIRD